A region from the Drosophila mauritiana strain mau12 chromosome 2L, ASM438214v1, whole genome shotgun sequence genome encodes:
- the LOC117150953 gene encoding general transcription factor 3C polypeptide 1 isoform X1, which yields MSASSGGSWINAIYDEVALEGLEGVTLPYLWDLLARRLEFFPSPLPDRIREQTWTLLLRTPPHKIEFFELPAERPLMPYYDRLNDIDEQLGLPVVPEQCPYMLFPAAYVQEGDIKGNCNDFKTRKLIPSSDLHSLNAAQATEQWAGRLVVVASQELRETALTPESLLMPKNLPLPNYIFLETIGRSRYSGHTTAGPWSLINYSKDTGILFYIKNKLINLQLIIAQNYNEINKGRILVSSLLMLPRFYRIYKNHSQENLEKLYLGIMRAPSRQVPVTEITDLLGRPTNFKTKKLLVTHSFRKFFETKQVERPVAPLTKSGKQSKATTRKVTVIQLRNPNMQLKDLYKNDDSEENQVSEFLDLGHCFLDMPPEEEVFRAVARFGKRGLNSNELCHYTGINATYMRHFVKRVKKHGLVKEYSEQVGKSRQFRFVAVGHLGDLSKEDEIKKKALEIRCKDEPNITESTDVLLKDLPEIVTNARPIAFKIKKTRAANQTQRQINRQKMIVRQIDQNCLVSLPRVLRSLQETERQAGFKDSLCRRSLMRLLRPMVEENVINVFEITLHYNQRVRVYRFATHPKIGLDHAVMKREIVKLKSNFHLITEERMKRPSQMAPKERKEVLARRKLAPERSSAVFKTQAPKLLLARTLHEFLFYLHHELSPEQKPLCMTAELVQQWQKSEPALQPRQFFDEWQADETKVQPYTEDIGWRTFIPPLPRYVDKPSGWLYFMDAMDRMPLSLFMRICRIEREASDDLRLQLQHPIRQHYLLSQLKLETIVPRLKLQQLYVGTLRLLNNMGLIQVSEQKLGRDSLHRWVFLNQRTSLLDTTSSTEHNYMQVSADRSYTKLNFEFSSVEQLGNYWAKLQHICIYTKLGYRKSLSTQRILPARLKVLVFQPTVEFDQAVELDNGTVPGDHLGAAGLSSNLFAHQFRHWSWVQRQNGGKSNAAREKAKRTVRKRAVITRLKIGPRLAVRKARELSTGKTLKKSSGPRDDIDRDALRNMRTLRVKWAPEEDRLLKMGRAVYMFIDAPTMTLALCDLAVVCRDLIRRWLGICNKTTQACVRRVQFMVKMKRDIPDVPSWIYAMQTQPQFNTVYNERFLSQLKRDYPNKTDFQNALMTHFALMMAKLQRMIAKSQGSVSRQFLLPDSLDAFGSQLRECRSAHEELQLLFQDPASETDLQVAVAHGVLHSNICCAKDKTLLNLQTFEIYKHFSEEVLNSAFNKARADSLLVAVKRRNIQSAASRQISGPGHLLSSKYKYRLIYTKLTHFLYDCFFALDQKLRAGQEQQLSSPHFGQLLVMGEWLSENRLSLSLQLPANILTVDTTTVGRQSGCHSDRILDHYSCIFDNAPQTEYSKRLEGECSGRQASRVRFHPANLSFRLPTSAYNQLSKLQLRAMHFFCALDALGEAITLSQSRLDQFDCPFTNCIMRSGNYLNAVERIAHEQRPILRQLVADALPSQQFVLESHPAGTPLTVTNANLLPFAQQLEAFWREKQQAMELKDLGKTLAERTQHKLTDWRSICAELLDDEPHAWETERVQEYEPALNKEERARAQDVFVVHLPTIGIKVVEQPEGKQTIDSLRTSVLDKVLKTTYWQYTENSFESLRPKLQESGYDDRAIRHMEDILYHIEKHTLGVKGLELRRIFPLGDFLLETLHLLADHNLIKRVGIVSVMYVHKNHIRNWVVHTFHIKRLEREKVQPMVAAAPGTLLAVVGHKRKLEAQETTSSVPEKRVKLMEQLSTESESDEPSGSASKRPKRITRQEPSLEVANATLEASRDAIAMRPQPWIRVNASLNRRVLDRWMGAVLSECIARVGCTVHSLFLRFLHLVPVDVMFLLELLHDLGCIQLMEMRPHKVHVESLLDDEHEDGDEQPVTELYDPMQTYVQVHGNAIGRLTNFIGLKKYSTEFI from the exons ATGAGCGCCAGTTCCGGAGGATCCTGGATTAATGCCATCTACGATGAGGTAGCCCTCGAGGGTCTGGAGGGAGTGACATTGCCCT ATCTCTGGGATCTGCTGGCCAGGCGACTGGAGTTTTTCCCCTCTCCGCTGCCTGACCGCATTCGGGAACAGACGTGGACCTTGCTGCTACGCACTCCGCCTCACAAGATCGAGTTCTTTGAACTGCCGGCGGAAAGACCACTAATGCCCTACTATGATCGCCTCAACGACATCGACGAACAGCTGGGATTGCCCGTGGTGCCCGAGCAGTGTCCGTACATGTTGTTCCCGGCCGCCTATGTGCAAGAGGGCGACATCAAGGGTAACTGCAACGACTTTAAGACCCGTAAGCTGATCCCTTCCAGCGATCTGCATTCTCTTAATGCCGCTCAAGCCACGGAACAGTGGGCAGGCAGGCTCGTAGTGGTGGCCTCCCAAGAGCTGCGGGAGACAGCACTCACGCCCGAAAGCCTACTGATGCCCAAGAATCTGCCACTGCCCAACTACATCTTCCTGGAGACCATCGGACGGTCTCGGTACAGCGGACACACCACCGCAGGCCCTTGGTCGCTTATAAACTACAGCAAGGACACAGGGATTCTCTTCTATATAAA AAACAAGTTAATAAATCTGCAGCTGATTATTGCCCAGAACTATAACGAAATTAACAAAGGACGCATCTTGGTCTCTTCGCTGCTGATGCTACCGCGCTTTTACCGCATCTACAAGAACCACTCTCAGGAAAATCTTGAAAAACTATACTTGGGGATAATGCGGGCGCCAAGCCGCCAAGTACCCGTCACCGAAATAACCGATCTTCTAGGCCGTCCTACCAATTTTAAGACAAAGAAACTCCTGGTGACCCACTCCTTTCGTAAGTTCTTCGAGACTAAGCAAGTTGAAAGGCCCGTTGCGCCACTGACCAAGTCGGGAAAGCAGTCCAAAGCAACCACACGCAAGGTGACAGTGATACAGCTGCGCAATCCGAATATGCAACTGAAGGACCTGTACAAGAACGACGACAGCGAGGAGAATCAGGTATCAGAGTTCTTGGATCTGGGCCACTGCTTTCTTGATATGCCTCCGGAGGAGGAAGTTTTTCGCGCAGTGGCGAGATTCGGCAAACGTGGTCTTAATAGCAACGAGTTGTGCCACTACACGGGCATCAACGCCACCTACATGCGACACTTTGTGAAGCGAGTGAAAAAGCACGGCCTGGTCAAAGAGTACTCTGAGCAGGTGGGAAAGAGCCGGCAGTTCCGCTTTGTGGCCGTAGGACATTTGGGGGACCTTTCAAAAGAAGACGAGATCAAGAAAAAGGCACTGGAGATTAGGTGTAAGGATGAGCCg AATATTACCGAAAGCACTGATGTCCTGCTGAAGGACTTGCCCGAGATCGTGACGAATGCCCGACCCATAGCGTTCAAAATTAAGAAGACCAGAGCGGCCAATCAGACACAGCGCCAAATTAATCGCCAGAAAATGATCGTGCGCCAGATCGACCAGAATTGTTTGGTGTCCCTGCCCCGCGTATTAAGATCCCTCCAGGAAACGGAGCGGCAGGCCGGCTTCAAGGACAGCCTATGTCGCCGCTCGTTGATGCGCCTGCTGCGTCCCATGGTTGAGGAAAATGTTATAAACGTGTTCGAGATCACACTGCACTACAATCAGCGGGTTCGGGTCTACCGTTTCGCCACGCATCCAAAGATCGGGCTTGACCACGCGGTCATGAAACGCGAGATTGTCAAGCTAAAGAGTAACTTCCACTTGATCACCGAGGAGCGCATGAAGCGGCCATCTCAGATGGCGCCCAAAGAGCGCAAGGAGGTACTCGCTCGTCGAAAACTGGCGCCAGAGCGTTCAAGTGCGGTGTTCAAGACGCAGGCACCCAAACTTCTTTTAGCTAGGACACTGCACGAGTTTCTCTTCTATTTGCACCACGAGCTGTCGCCGGAACAGAAGCCCCTGTGCATGACCGCCGAGCTTGTGCAGCAGTGGCAGAAGTCAGAACCGGCACTGCAGCCGCGCCAGTTTTTCGACGAGTGGCAGGCGGATGAAACAAAGGTTCAGCCCTACACTGAGGATATAGGCTGGCGCACTTTTATACCGCCGCTGCCGCGCTACGTGGACAAACCATCTGGCTGGCTTTACTTCATGGATGCCATGGACCGAATGCCGCTCTCGCTCTTTATGCGTATTTGCCGCATTGAGCGCGAAGCCAGCGACGATTTGCGTCTACAGCTTCAGCATCCCATCCGTCAGCACTATCTGCTTTCCCAGCTGAAGCTGGAGACCATTGTGCCACGCCTGAAACTGCAGCAGCTTTATGTGGGCACTCTGCGACTGCTCAACAATATGGGTCTGATCCAG GTGAGCGAGCAGAAGTTAGGTCGTGACTCCCTGCACCGCTGGGTGTTCCTGAATCAGCGAACCAGCTTGCTGGACACGACTTCCAGCACTGAGCACAACTATATGCAAGTGAGCGCCGATCGCTCGTATACGAAGCTTAACTTTGAGTTCTCCAGCGTGGAGCAACTGGGCAACTATTGGGCCAAGTTGCAGCACATCTGCATTTACACGAAACTGGGATACCGCAAATCGTTGAGCACGCAGAGAATTCTGCCGGCGCGTTTGAAGGTCCTAGTCTTCCAGCCAACGGTGGAGTTCGATCAGGCCGTCGAGCTTGACAATGGGACAGTTCCTGGTGATCACCTGGGTGCCGCTGGACTGAGCTCCAATTTGTTTGCCCACCAGTTCCGCCACTGGTCGTGGGTGCAGCGTCAGAATGGTGGTAAGTCGAATGCAGCAAGGGAAAAGGCCAAGAGGACAGTCCGGAAGCGGGCAGTAATTACGCGCCTGAAGATTGGACCCCGACTAGCGGTGCGCAAGGCACGCGAGCTATCTACCGGCAAAACTTTAAAGAAGTCATCCGGCCCTCGAGACGATATTGATCGGGATGCCCTGCGGAATATGCGAACATTGCGCGTCAAATGGGCGCCAGAGGAGGATCGTTTGCTCAAGATGGGCCGGGCAGTCTACATGTTCATTGATGCACCCACTATGACCTTGGCCTTGTGCGACTTGGCCGTCGTCTGCCGCGATTTGATTCGCCGCTGGCTGGGCATCTGCAACAAGACAACACAGGCCTGCGTTCGCCGCGTTCAGTTTATGGTGAAGATGAAGCGTGACATACCGGACGTTCCCAGCTGGATCTACGCTATGCAAACGCAGCCACAGTTCAACACGGTGTACAACGAACGATTTCTCAGCCAGCTGAAGCGGGACTATCCCAACAAGACTGATTTTCAAAACGCTCTAATGACTCACTTTGCTCTCATGATGGCCAAACTGCAGCGTATGATAGCGAAATCT CAAGGTTCAGTTAGTCGCCAGTTTTTGCTGCCCGACTCCTTGGACGCCTTCGGTAGCCAACTACGCGAGTGTCGATCGGCGCACGAGGAGCTGCAACTGCTCTTCCAGGACCCCGCTTCGGAGACGGATCTTCAAGTGGCCGTAGCTCATGGCGTGTTGCATAGCAACATATGCTGTGCCAAGGACAAGACGCTGCTGAACCTGCAGACTTTCGAGATCTACAAGCACTTCTCCGAGGAAGTGCTCAACTCAGCATTCAACAAAGCGCGCGCAGATTCTTTGCTAGTAGCGGTAAAGCGGCGAAACATTCAGTCGGCGGCCAGCCGACAAATCTCCGGACCGGGCCACTTGCTGAGCTCAAAGTACAAGTACCGCTTGATCTACACCAAGCTGACACACTTCCTCTACGACTGCTTCTTTGCTTTGGACCAGAAGTTGCGGGCaggccaggagcagcagctatCCTCGCCGCATTTTGGGCAACTACTGGTGATGGGCGAGTGGTTGTCGGAAAACAGGCTGAGTCTTTCACTTCAGCTGCCCGCGAATATCCTGACCGTGGACACAACCACCGTGGGCAGGCAGAGTGGTTGCCACTCGGATCGAATTTTGGATCATTACAGCTGCATTTTCGACAATGCGCCGCAAACCGAGTACTCAAAGCGGTTGGAGGGCGAGTGCAGTGGACGCCAGGCGTCGCGTGTGCGATTCCATCCGGCCAACCTGAGCTTTCGCCTGCCGACCAGTGCTTACAACCAGCTATCCAAGCTGCAGTTGCGTGCTATGCATTTCTTCTGTGCGTTAGATGCCTTGGGCGAGGCCATCACTTTAAGTCAGTCACGTTTGGATCAATTCGATTGTCCCTTCACCAATTGCATTATGCGCAGTGGCAACTATTTGAACGCCGTCGAGCGGATTGCCCACGAGCAGCGACCCATTCTCCGGCAACTGGTGGCCGATGCTTTGCCATCGCAGCAGTTCGTGCTGGAATCGCATCCAGCGGGCACACCCCTCACAGTGACCAACGCGAATCTCCTGCCGTTTGCCCAGCAACTGGAGGCGTTTTGGCGAGAAAAGCAACAAGCAATGGAGCTGAAGGACTTGGGTAAGACGCTAGCGGAACGAACCCAGCACAAGCTCACCGACTGGCGTTCCATTTGTGCCGAGCTGCTCGATGACGAGCCACATGCATGGGAGACGGAACGCGTTCAGGAGTACGAACCCGCCCTCAACAAGGAAGAGCGTGCCCGAGCGCAGGATGTGTTTGTTGTTCATTTGCCCACCATTGGAATTAAGGTTGTGGAGCAGCCagaaggcaaacaaacaatagACAGCCTGCGTACTTCAGTGCTCGACAAGGTCCTTAA AACTACATATTGGCAATACACCGAGAACAGCTTTGAAAGTCTTCGGCCGAAACTGCAGGAGAGTGGATATGACGATCGTGCCATCCGCCACATGGAGGACATACTGTACCACATTGAGAAGCATACACTCGGTGTGAAGGGCCTGGAGTTGCGTAGGATATTTCCCCTGGGAGATTTCCTGTTGGAAACACTGCATCTACTGGCTGACCACAATCTTATCAAGCGAGTGGGCATTGTTAGTGTAATGTACGTTCATAAAAACCACATCCGCAATTGGGTGGTGCACACGTTCCACATCAAGAGATTGGAGCGGGAAAAAGTGCAGCCCATGGTGGCGGCGGCACCTGGAACACTCCTAGCCGTCGTTGGTCACAAGCGCAAGCTGGAGGCTCAGGAGACGACTAGCTCCGTTCCAGAAAAGCGGGTGAAACTTATGGAGCAACTGAGCACGGAGAGTGAGAGCGACGAGCCGAGCGGATCTGCTTCCAAGCGGCCAAAGAGGATTACACGACAGGAACCCTCCCTCGAAGTGGCCAATGCCACGCTGGAAGCTTCACGGGATGCGATTGCCATGCGACCGCAGCCTTGGATACGGGTGAATGCATCCCTCAATCGACGCGTCCTCGATCGCTGGATGGGCGCCGTTCTCAGCGAGTGCATCGCTCGCGTCGGCTGCACCGTGCACAGTTTGTTTCTGAGGTTCCTCCACTTGGTGCCGGTGGACGTCATGTTCCTGCTGGAGCTTCTGCACGATCTGGGTTGCATACAACTCATGGAGATGCGACCTCACAAAGTGCATGTGGAATCACTGCTGGATGATGAGCATGAAGACGGCGATGAGCAGCCAGTCACGGAGCTCTACGATCCCATGCAGACATATGTTCAAGTGCATGGCAATGCAATAGGCAGGCTCACCAACTTTATTGGCCTAAAAAAGTACAGCACTGAGTTTATTTAG
- the LOC117150953 gene encoding general transcription factor 3C polypeptide 1 isoform X2, producing the protein MPYYDRLNDIDEQLGLPVVPEQCPYMLFPAAYVQEGDIKGNCNDFKTRKLIPSSDLHSLNAAQATEQWAGRLVVVASQELRETALTPESLLMPKNLPLPNYIFLETIGRSRYSGHTTAGPWSLINYSKDTGILFYIKNKLINLQLIIAQNYNEINKGRILVSSLLMLPRFYRIYKNHSQENLEKLYLGIMRAPSRQVPVTEITDLLGRPTNFKTKKLLVTHSFRKFFETKQVERPVAPLTKSGKQSKATTRKVTVIQLRNPNMQLKDLYKNDDSEENQVSEFLDLGHCFLDMPPEEEVFRAVARFGKRGLNSNELCHYTGINATYMRHFVKRVKKHGLVKEYSEQVGKSRQFRFVAVGHLGDLSKEDEIKKKALEIRCKDEPNITESTDVLLKDLPEIVTNARPIAFKIKKTRAANQTQRQINRQKMIVRQIDQNCLVSLPRVLRSLQETERQAGFKDSLCRRSLMRLLRPMVEENVINVFEITLHYNQRVRVYRFATHPKIGLDHAVMKREIVKLKSNFHLITEERMKRPSQMAPKERKEVLARRKLAPERSSAVFKTQAPKLLLARTLHEFLFYLHHELSPEQKPLCMTAELVQQWQKSEPALQPRQFFDEWQADETKVQPYTEDIGWRTFIPPLPRYVDKPSGWLYFMDAMDRMPLSLFMRICRIEREASDDLRLQLQHPIRQHYLLSQLKLETIVPRLKLQQLYVGTLRLLNNMGLIQVSEQKLGRDSLHRWVFLNQRTSLLDTTSSTEHNYMQVSADRSYTKLNFEFSSVEQLGNYWAKLQHICIYTKLGYRKSLSTQRILPARLKVLVFQPTVEFDQAVELDNGTVPGDHLGAAGLSSNLFAHQFRHWSWVQRQNGGKSNAAREKAKRTVRKRAVITRLKIGPRLAVRKARELSTGKTLKKSSGPRDDIDRDALRNMRTLRVKWAPEEDRLLKMGRAVYMFIDAPTMTLALCDLAVVCRDLIRRWLGICNKTTQACVRRVQFMVKMKRDIPDVPSWIYAMQTQPQFNTVYNERFLSQLKRDYPNKTDFQNALMTHFALMMAKLQRMIAKSQGSVSRQFLLPDSLDAFGSQLRECRSAHEELQLLFQDPASETDLQVAVAHGVLHSNICCAKDKTLLNLQTFEIYKHFSEEVLNSAFNKARADSLLVAVKRRNIQSAASRQISGPGHLLSSKYKYRLIYTKLTHFLYDCFFALDQKLRAGQEQQLSSPHFGQLLVMGEWLSENRLSLSLQLPANILTVDTTTVGRQSGCHSDRILDHYSCIFDNAPQTEYSKRLEGECSGRQASRVRFHPANLSFRLPTSAYNQLSKLQLRAMHFFCALDALGEAITLSQSRLDQFDCPFTNCIMRSGNYLNAVERIAHEQRPILRQLVADALPSQQFVLESHPAGTPLTVTNANLLPFAQQLEAFWREKQQAMELKDLGKTLAERTQHKLTDWRSICAELLDDEPHAWETERVQEYEPALNKEERARAQDVFVVHLPTIGIKVVEQPEGKQTIDSLRTSVLDKVLKTTYWQYTENSFESLRPKLQESGYDDRAIRHMEDILYHIEKHTLGVKGLELRRIFPLGDFLLETLHLLADHNLIKRVGIVSVMYVHKNHIRNWVVHTFHIKRLEREKVQPMVAAAPGTLLAVVGHKRKLEAQETTSSVPEKRVKLMEQLSTESESDEPSGSASKRPKRITRQEPSLEVANATLEASRDAIAMRPQPWIRVNASLNRRVLDRWMGAVLSECIARVGCTVHSLFLRFLHLVPVDVMFLLELLHDLGCIQLMEMRPHKVHVESLLDDEHEDGDEQPVTELYDPMQTYVQVHGNAIGRLTNFIGLKKYSTEFI; encoded by the exons ATGCCCTACTATGATCGCCTCAACGACATCGACGAACAGCTGGGATTGCCCGTGGTGCCCGAGCAGTGTCCGTACATGTTGTTCCCGGCCGCCTATGTGCAAGAGGGCGACATCAAGGGTAACTGCAACGACTTTAAGACCCGTAAGCTGATCCCTTCCAGCGATCTGCATTCTCTTAATGCCGCTCAAGCCACGGAACAGTGGGCAGGCAGGCTCGTAGTGGTGGCCTCCCAAGAGCTGCGGGAGACAGCACTCACGCCCGAAAGCCTACTGATGCCCAAGAATCTGCCACTGCCCAACTACATCTTCCTGGAGACCATCGGACGGTCTCGGTACAGCGGACACACCACCGCAGGCCCTTGGTCGCTTATAAACTACAGCAAGGACACAGGGATTCTCTTCTATATAAA AAACAAGTTAATAAATCTGCAGCTGATTATTGCCCAGAACTATAACGAAATTAACAAAGGACGCATCTTGGTCTCTTCGCTGCTGATGCTACCGCGCTTTTACCGCATCTACAAGAACCACTCTCAGGAAAATCTTGAAAAACTATACTTGGGGATAATGCGGGCGCCAAGCCGCCAAGTACCCGTCACCGAAATAACCGATCTTCTAGGCCGTCCTACCAATTTTAAGACAAAGAAACTCCTGGTGACCCACTCCTTTCGTAAGTTCTTCGAGACTAAGCAAGTTGAAAGGCCCGTTGCGCCACTGACCAAGTCGGGAAAGCAGTCCAAAGCAACCACACGCAAGGTGACAGTGATACAGCTGCGCAATCCGAATATGCAACTGAAGGACCTGTACAAGAACGACGACAGCGAGGAGAATCAGGTATCAGAGTTCTTGGATCTGGGCCACTGCTTTCTTGATATGCCTCCGGAGGAGGAAGTTTTTCGCGCAGTGGCGAGATTCGGCAAACGTGGTCTTAATAGCAACGAGTTGTGCCACTACACGGGCATCAACGCCACCTACATGCGACACTTTGTGAAGCGAGTGAAAAAGCACGGCCTGGTCAAAGAGTACTCTGAGCAGGTGGGAAAGAGCCGGCAGTTCCGCTTTGTGGCCGTAGGACATTTGGGGGACCTTTCAAAAGAAGACGAGATCAAGAAAAAGGCACTGGAGATTAGGTGTAAGGATGAGCCg AATATTACCGAAAGCACTGATGTCCTGCTGAAGGACTTGCCCGAGATCGTGACGAATGCCCGACCCATAGCGTTCAAAATTAAGAAGACCAGAGCGGCCAATCAGACACAGCGCCAAATTAATCGCCAGAAAATGATCGTGCGCCAGATCGACCAGAATTGTTTGGTGTCCCTGCCCCGCGTATTAAGATCCCTCCAGGAAACGGAGCGGCAGGCCGGCTTCAAGGACAGCCTATGTCGCCGCTCGTTGATGCGCCTGCTGCGTCCCATGGTTGAGGAAAATGTTATAAACGTGTTCGAGATCACACTGCACTACAATCAGCGGGTTCGGGTCTACCGTTTCGCCACGCATCCAAAGATCGGGCTTGACCACGCGGTCATGAAACGCGAGATTGTCAAGCTAAAGAGTAACTTCCACTTGATCACCGAGGAGCGCATGAAGCGGCCATCTCAGATGGCGCCCAAAGAGCGCAAGGAGGTACTCGCTCGTCGAAAACTGGCGCCAGAGCGTTCAAGTGCGGTGTTCAAGACGCAGGCACCCAAACTTCTTTTAGCTAGGACACTGCACGAGTTTCTCTTCTATTTGCACCACGAGCTGTCGCCGGAACAGAAGCCCCTGTGCATGACCGCCGAGCTTGTGCAGCAGTGGCAGAAGTCAGAACCGGCACTGCAGCCGCGCCAGTTTTTCGACGAGTGGCAGGCGGATGAAACAAAGGTTCAGCCCTACACTGAGGATATAGGCTGGCGCACTTTTATACCGCCGCTGCCGCGCTACGTGGACAAACCATCTGGCTGGCTTTACTTCATGGATGCCATGGACCGAATGCCGCTCTCGCTCTTTATGCGTATTTGCCGCATTGAGCGCGAAGCCAGCGACGATTTGCGTCTACAGCTTCAGCATCCCATCCGTCAGCACTATCTGCTTTCCCAGCTGAAGCTGGAGACCATTGTGCCACGCCTGAAACTGCAGCAGCTTTATGTGGGCACTCTGCGACTGCTCAACAATATGGGTCTGATCCAG GTGAGCGAGCAGAAGTTAGGTCGTGACTCCCTGCACCGCTGGGTGTTCCTGAATCAGCGAACCAGCTTGCTGGACACGACTTCCAGCACTGAGCACAACTATATGCAAGTGAGCGCCGATCGCTCGTATACGAAGCTTAACTTTGAGTTCTCCAGCGTGGAGCAACTGGGCAACTATTGGGCCAAGTTGCAGCACATCTGCATTTACACGAAACTGGGATACCGCAAATCGTTGAGCACGCAGAGAATTCTGCCGGCGCGTTTGAAGGTCCTAGTCTTCCAGCCAACGGTGGAGTTCGATCAGGCCGTCGAGCTTGACAATGGGACAGTTCCTGGTGATCACCTGGGTGCCGCTGGACTGAGCTCCAATTTGTTTGCCCACCAGTTCCGCCACTGGTCGTGGGTGCAGCGTCAGAATGGTGGTAAGTCGAATGCAGCAAGGGAAAAGGCCAAGAGGACAGTCCGGAAGCGGGCAGTAATTACGCGCCTGAAGATTGGACCCCGACTAGCGGTGCGCAAGGCACGCGAGCTATCTACCGGCAAAACTTTAAAGAAGTCATCCGGCCCTCGAGACGATATTGATCGGGATGCCCTGCGGAATATGCGAACATTGCGCGTCAAATGGGCGCCAGAGGAGGATCGTTTGCTCAAGATGGGCCGGGCAGTCTACATGTTCATTGATGCACCCACTATGACCTTGGCCTTGTGCGACTTGGCCGTCGTCTGCCGCGATTTGATTCGCCGCTGGCTGGGCATCTGCAACAAGACAACACAGGCCTGCGTTCGCCGCGTTCAGTTTATGGTGAAGATGAAGCGTGACATACCGGACGTTCCCAGCTGGATCTACGCTATGCAAACGCAGCCACAGTTCAACACGGTGTACAACGAACGATTTCTCAGCCAGCTGAAGCGGGACTATCCCAACAAGACTGATTTTCAAAACGCTCTAATGACTCACTTTGCTCTCATGATGGCCAAACTGCAGCGTATGATAGCGAAATCT CAAGGTTCAGTTAGTCGCCAGTTTTTGCTGCCCGACTCCTTGGACGCCTTCGGTAGCCAACTACGCGAGTGTCGATCGGCGCACGAGGAGCTGCAACTGCTCTTCCAGGACCCCGCTTCGGAGACGGATCTTCAAGTGGCCGTAGCTCATGGCGTGTTGCATAGCAACATATGCTGTGCCAAGGACAAGACGCTGCTGAACCTGCAGACTTTCGAGATCTACAAGCACTTCTCCGAGGAAGTGCTCAACTCAGCATTCAACAAAGCGCGCGCAGATTCTTTGCTAGTAGCGGTAAAGCGGCGAAACATTCAGTCGGCGGCCAGCCGACAAATCTCCGGACCGGGCCACTTGCTGAGCTCAAAGTACAAGTACCGCTTGATCTACACCAAGCTGACACACTTCCTCTACGACTGCTTCTTTGCTTTGGACCAGAAGTTGCGGGCaggccaggagcagcagctatCCTCGCCGCATTTTGGGCAACTACTGGTGATGGGCGAGTGGTTGTCGGAAAACAGGCTGAGTCTTTCACTTCAGCTGCCCGCGAATATCCTGACCGTGGACACAACCACCGTGGGCAGGCAGAGTGGTTGCCACTCGGATCGAATTTTGGATCATTACAGCTGCATTTTCGACAATGCGCCGCAAACCGAGTACTCAAAGCGGTTGGAGGGCGAGTGCAGTGGACGCCAGGCGTCGCGTGTGCGATTCCATCCGGCCAACCTGAGCTTTCGCCTGCCGACCAGTGCTTACAACCAGCTATCCAAGCTGCAGTTGCGTGCTATGCATTTCTTCTGTGCGTTAGATGCCTTGGGCGAGGCCATCACTTTAAGTCAGTCACGTTTGGATCAATTCGATTGTCCCTTCACCAATTGCATTATGCGCAGTGGCAACTATTTGAACGCCGTCGAGCGGATTGCCCACGAGCAGCGACCCATTCTCCGGCAACTGGTGGCCGATGCTTTGCCATCGCAGCAGTTCGTGCTGGAATCGCATCCAGCGGGCACACCCCTCACAGTGACCAACGCGAATCTCCTGCCGTTTGCCCAGCAACTGGAGGCGTTTTGGCGAGAAAAGCAACAAGCAATGGAGCTGAAGGACTTGGGTAAGACGCTAGCGGAACGAACCCAGCACAAGCTCACCGACTGGCGTTCCATTTGTGCCGAGCTGCTCGATGACGAGCCACATGCATGGGAGACGGAACGCGTTCAGGAGTACGAACCCGCCCTCAACAAGGAAGAGCGTGCCCGAGCGCAGGATGTGTTTGTTGTTCATTTGCCCACCATTGGAATTAAGGTTGTGGAGCAGCCagaaggcaaacaaacaatagACAGCCTGCGTACTTCAGTGCTCGACAAGGTCCTTAA AACTACATATTGGCAATACACCGAGAACAGCTTTGAAAGTCTTCGGCCGAAACTGCAGGAGAGTGGATATGACGATCGTGCCATCCGCCACATGGAGGACATACTGTACCACATTGAGAAGCATACACTCGGTGTGAAGGGCCTGGAGTTGCGTAGGATATTTCCCCTGGGAGATTTCCTGTTGGAAACACTGCATCTACTGGCTGACCACAATCTTATCAAGCGAGTGGGCATTGTTAGTGTAATGTACGTTCATAAAAACCACATCCGCAATTGGGTGGTGCACACGTTCCACATCAAGAGATTGGAGCGGGAAAAAGTGCAGCCCATGGTGGCGGCGGCACCTGGAACACTCCTAGCCGTCGTTGGTCACAAGCGCAAGCTGGAGGCTCAGGAGACGACTAGCTCCGTTCCAGAAAAGCGGGTGAAACTTATGGAGCAACTGAGCACGGAGAGTGAGAGCGACGAGCCGAGCGGATCTGCTTCCAAGCGGCCAAAGAGGATTACACGACAGGAACCCTCCCTCGAAGTGGCCAATGCCACGCTGGAAGCTTCACGGGATGCGATTGCCATGCGACCGCAGCCTTGGATACGGGTGAATGCATCCCTCAATCGACGCGTCCTCGATCGCTGGATGGGCGCCGTTCTCAGCGAGTGCATCGCTCGCGTCGGCTGCACCGTGCACAGTTTGTTTCTGAGGTTCCTCCACTTGGTGCCGGTGGACGTCATGTTCCTGCTGGAGCTTCTGCACGATCTGGGTTGCATACAACTCATGGAGATGCGACCTCACAAAGTGCATGTGGAATCACTGCTGGATGATGAGCATGAAGACGGCGATGAGCAGCCAGTCACGGAGCTCTACGATCCCATGCAGACATATGTTCAAGTGCATGGCAATGCAATAGGCAGGCTCACCAACTTTATTGGCCTAAAAAAGTACAGCACTGAGTTTATTTAG